In Oryza sativa Japonica Group chromosome 2, ASM3414082v1, the following are encoded in one genomic region:
- the LOC4329226 gene encoding SNAP25 homologous protein SNAP32-like isoform X1, translating to MCCSSLFFLPTTNSSDLSAEFHLCAETCLLRNLTQGVFEMSGRRSFFASKKPSRSSNPFDSDSDDGGREQRPARASSVPPPADQRGSLFGGGDGFSASSAAARSRYRNDFRDTGGVEAQSVQELEGYAAYKAEETTQRVQGCVRIAEEMRDTASKSLVTIHQQGQQITRTHMMTLDIDQDLSRSEKLLGDLGGIFSKKWKPKKNGEIRGPMLTRDDSFIRKGSHLEQRHKLGLSDHPPQSNARQFHSEPTSALQKVEMEKAKQDDGLSDLSNILTELKGMAVDMGTEIDRQTKALGDSEKDYDELNFRIKGANTRARRLLGK from the exons ATGTGCTGCTCTTCCTTGTTCTTCTTGCCTACTACTAATTCTTCCGATCTGTCCGCAGAG TTTCATTTGTGCGCAGAAACTTGCTTGCTGCGGAATCTGACCCAAGGAGTTTTCGAGATGAGCGGGAGGAGATCGTTCTTCGCATCCAAGAAGCCGTCGCGGAGCAGCAACCCCTTcgactccgactccgacgaTGGCGGGAGGGAGCAGAGACCGGCGAGGGCCTCCTCCGTGCCTCCTCCGGCCGACCAGCGGGGCTCCCTCttcggcggcggggatggcttctccgcctcgtcggcggcggcgaggagccggTACAGGAACGACTTCCGCGAcaccggcggcgtggaggcccAGTCGGTGCAGGAGCTGGAGGGCTACGCGGCGTACAAGGCGGAGGAGACCACTCAGCGGGTGCAGGGCTGCGTCCGCATCGCCGAGGAGATGAGGGATACCGCGTCCAAGAGCCTCGTCACCATACACCAGCAGGGCCAGCAGATCACGCGCACGCACATGATGACCCTCGACATCGACCAGGATCTCTCCAGG AGCGAGAAGCTGCTGGGTGATCTTGGGGGTATATTTTCCAAAAAGTGGAAGCCAAAAAAGAATGGAGAAATCAGGGGGCCTATGCTAACTAGAG ATGATTCCTTCATTCGGAAGGGCAGCCATTTGGAACAAAGGCACAAACTGGGACTATCGGATCACCCACCTCAATCGAATGCACGCCAATTCCATTCCGAGCCAACTTCAGCCCTCCAGAAAGTGGAG ATGGAGAAGGCAAAGCAGGATGATGGCCTATCTGATCTAAGTAACATATTGACCGAGCTGAAAGGCATGGCGGTTGACATGGGCACTGAGATTGACAG ACAAACAAAGGCTTTGGGAGATTCAGAGAAGGACTACGACGAACTGAACTTCAGGATCAAGGGAGCAAACACTCGGGCACGCCGTCTGCTTGGAAAATAA
- the LOC4329226 gene encoding SNAP25 homologous protein SNAP32-like isoform X2, whose product MSGRRSFFASKKPSRSSNPFDSDSDDGGREQRPARASSVPPPADQRGSLFGGGDGFSASSAAARSRYRNDFRDTGGVEAQSVQELEGYAAYKAEETTQRVQGCVRIAEEMRDTASKSLVTIHQQGQQITRTHMMTLDIDQDLSRSEKLLGDLGGIFSKKWKPKKNGEIRGPMLTRDDSFIRKGSHLEQRHKLGLSDHPPQSNARQFHSEPTSALQKVEMEKAKQDDGLSDLSNILTELKGMAVDMGTEIDRQTKALGDSEKDYDELNFRIKGANTRARRLLGK is encoded by the exons ATGAGCGGGAGGAGATCGTTCTTCGCATCCAAGAAGCCGTCGCGGAGCAGCAACCCCTTcgactccgactccgacgaTGGCGGGAGGGAGCAGAGACCGGCGAGGGCCTCCTCCGTGCCTCCTCCGGCCGACCAGCGGGGCTCCCTCttcggcggcggggatggcttctccgcctcgtcggcggcggcgaggagccggTACAGGAACGACTTCCGCGAcaccggcggcgtggaggcccAGTCGGTGCAGGAGCTGGAGGGCTACGCGGCGTACAAGGCGGAGGAGACCACTCAGCGGGTGCAGGGCTGCGTCCGCATCGCCGAGGAGATGAGGGATACCGCGTCCAAGAGCCTCGTCACCATACACCAGCAGGGCCAGCAGATCACGCGCACGCACATGATGACCCTCGACATCGACCAGGATCTCTCCAGG AGCGAGAAGCTGCTGGGTGATCTTGGGGGTATATTTTCCAAAAAGTGGAAGCCAAAAAAGAATGGAGAAATCAGGGGGCCTATGCTAACTAGAG ATGATTCCTTCATTCGGAAGGGCAGCCATTTGGAACAAAGGCACAAACTGGGACTATCGGATCACCCACCTCAATCGAATGCACGCCAATTCCATTCCGAGCCAACTTCAGCCCTCCAGAAAGTGGAG ATGGAGAAGGCAAAGCAGGATGATGGCCTATCTGATCTAAGTAACATATTGACCGAGCTGAAAGGCATGGCGGTTGACATGGGCACTGAGATTGACAG ACAAACAAAGGCTTTGGGAGATTCAGAGAAGGACTACGACGAACTGAACTTCAGGATCAAGGGAGCAAACACTCGGGCACGCCGTCTGCTTGGAAAATAA